AGTTTTTTGGGCTGCAGACAGCTGAGGAACACATGCAACTCTCCTTCACCAATGTGGTGCGGCAGTCCCGCAAGTGTACCACCCCTCGGGGCACCACCAAGGTGGTGAGCATCCGCTACTATGCCCCAGTCCGCCAGAGGAAAGGGCGAGGTACGAGGCTGCCCCCTCCCCTGTGCTTTTGccccttctctgccttccccTTCCATGCCCTGCCATAACCCACCCTACCTGCCAGGTCGGCCCTCTCCTTGGCCCCTAGCTTCCCTCTCCTTCCGTTGCTGTGTGCAGAAAGGGTAGAAACGGCCAGTCCTCCTACTTGATGGGCAGTGGCTGTTGCATAAATAGGAAGTCACCCTGTGACCTCTTTCCCCCCCTTTCCTCATTTAAGACAGTTTACTTGCTTGCCTGCTTTTTCTGGGTGGTGGACAGGTAGGAAACCTTTGGGTGTGTTTGACTGTGAGGGAGGGTAGACTGAATGAATGACAGGCTTTCTCTGATTCTTTGCTGTCGGGCCTAACAACAACTGCACCTTGGTTTCcattttttctgttcctggattTCTGTCCTGTCTGAGTGCAGTTCCCAAGGTCCCTTCTCTGGACCCATGCTTCTACCTGGACTAATGCATGAGGGGTTGGGGTCATTGCTGTTTCTCTATCCCAGAAGGCAAGCCCACCCTTGCAGTAGGGTCTGTTTTATCAGGTTTTTGGAATAACTTCTGAGATCACCTCTTCAAGACAGCAACTTGGGGGAGATTTTAAAGAGTCTTTGGCAGTGGGAACTGGGGAGGGTTGCGTAACAACAGCTCGACAGGATGTTGGGTTGGCGTGGGAGAGGGAGACTGACCTCTTCTTCCACCTCTCCATCTTGATGAGACCGTAATTTGTGTCGTGATGCCTTCTCCCTGTGCCCCGGACTGTGCTCTTGGATGATGCTCGTGAAGCCTTCTCCCTGTGCCCTGGACTGTGCTCTTGGATGATGCTCGTGAAGCCTGTGCTCTTAATGAGTCTGAGTCATTTCCCTCCCCTACAGACACGGGTCCTGGAAAACGGAAGAGAGAAGATGAAGCCCCTATCTTAGAGCAACGTGAGAACCGCATGAATCCCCTCCGCTGCCCTGTCAAGTTC
The nucleotide sequence above comes from Piliocolobus tephrosceles isolate RC106 unplaced genomic scaffold, ASM277652v3 unscaffolded_2113, whole genome shotgun sequence. Encoded proteins:
- the LOC111531956 gene encoding zinc finger MYM-type protein 3-like, with protein sequence MFFNTKFFGLQTAEEHMQLSFTNVVRQSRKCTTPRGTTKVVSIRYYAPVRQRKGRDTGPGKRKREDEAPILEQRENRMNPLRCPVKFYEFYLSKCPESLRTRNDVFYLQPERSCIAESPLWYSVIPMDRSMLESMLNRILAVREIYEELGRPGEEDLD